In the Aulosira sp. FACHB-615 genome, one interval contains:
- a CDS encoding dienelactone hydrolase family protein: protein MKEISRRQFITTATLTTGFVLAVQPVFAKVITTDSKGLTAGAVKIPVKDGEIPAYRAVPATGRNFPVVLVIQEIFGVHEHIQDVCRRFAKLGYLAIAPELFVRQGDVSKLSNIDEIRPIVSKVPDAQVLSDLDATVNWAAKSAKGNTKRIGITGFCWGGRITWLYAAHNPQVKAGVAWYGRLVGNSTELTPKHPVDIASTLKVPVLGLYGGKDTGIPVDTVEQMRDRLKSSSSKSEIIVYPDAPHAFFADYRPSYREQEAKEGWQKLQAWFKQHGV, encoded by the coding sequence ATGAAAGAAATATCACGTCGCCAATTTATCACCACAGCCACCCTGACAACAGGCTTTGTTTTAGCAGTACAGCCTGTATTTGCTAAAGTAATTACCACCGATAGCAAGGGCTTAACGGCGGGTGCAGTGAAAATTCCGGTTAAAGATGGCGAAATTCCTGCTTATAGAGCCGTACCTGCAACTGGCAGGAATTTCCCAGTGGTTTTGGTAATTCAAGAAATTTTTGGTGTCCATGAGCATATTCAAGATGTTTGTCGTCGCTTTGCCAAGTTGGGGTATTTAGCGATCGCACCAGAATTATTTGTGCGTCAAGGTGATGTGTCAAAATTAAGCAACATAGACGAAATCCGTCCGATTGTTAGCAAAGTTCCTGATGCACAGGTACTATCTGACCTAGATGCAACAGTCAACTGGGCAGCAAAATCAGCCAAGGGAAATACCAAGAGAATTGGAATTACAGGCTTTTGCTGGGGTGGAAGAATTACTTGGCTCTATGCTGCACATAATCCCCAAGTCAAAGCAGGTGTAGCATGGTATGGCAGACTTGTGGGTAACTCTACAGAACTCACACCCAAACATCCCGTTGATATTGCTTCCACATTAAAAGTCCCTGTCTTGGGATTATACGGCGGTAAAGATACAGGCATACCTGTAGATACAGTAGAACAAATGCGCGATCGCCTCAAATCCAGTAGCAGCAAATCAGAAATTATCGTTTATCCAGATGCACCCCACGCCTTTTTTGCAGATTATCGCCCATCTTACCGCGAGCAAGAAGCCAAAGAAGGCTGGCAAAAACTCCAAGCATGGTTTAAACAACATGGGGTGTAA
- a CDS encoding class I SAM-dependent methyltransferase → MKKFNYYDNIAPIYDQTRWLSETIAEEVADFILQLVCATPETSFLEPGVGTGLNIIPLVKRGYSVTGIDISVEMLNQCRQKLNGTPENLRLIQADASQLPFSDHSFDVVLTVHMLHTVADWRAFLDEIERVLKPGGFYLNCQWITPPARREFEGYFRSILSKYEASKPISQPIHAIDVEGYLHQKGYISNYLVAKEWLVSNTIDDLISFFQSRAYGLCWGLADNQYHLAINEFKEFCLNHYGSLDKILSSPAKFETWAYRKA, encoded by the coding sequence ATGAAAAAGTTCAATTATTACGACAATATTGCACCAATCTATGACCAAACACGTTGGTTATCAGAAACAATAGCAGAAGAAGTAGCGGACTTTATTCTTCAACTTGTTTGTGCCACACCTGAGACATCTTTTTTAGAACCTGGTGTCGGCACAGGATTAAATATTATTCCTCTCGTCAAACGAGGCTATTCTGTAACAGGAATTGATATCTCAGTAGAAATGCTCAATCAGTGTCGTCAAAAATTAAATGGTACTCCTGAAAATTTGCGGTTGATTCAAGCTGATGCGTCACAATTACCATTTTCAGATCACAGTTTTGATGTTGTATTAACTGTTCATATGCTCCACACGGTTGCTGATTGGAGAGCATTTTTAGATGAAATTGAGCGAGTGCTGAAGCCAGGAGGTTTTTATCTCAATTGTCAATGGATTACTCCACCAGCTAGAAGAGAATTTGAAGGCTATTTCCGCAGCATTCTATCTAAATATGAAGCATCAAAGCCGATTTCTCAACCAATACATGCAATAGATGTAGAAGGATATTTACATCAAAAAGGTTATATTTCCAATTATTTAGTAGCTAAAGAATGGTTAGTCAGCAACACAATTGATGATTTAATCAGCTTTTTTCAATCACGAGCCTACGGTTTATGTTGGGGGTTAGCAGATAATCAATATCATTTAGCTATCAACGAATTTAAAGAATTTTGTCTCAATCATTATGGTTCATTAGACAAAATTTTATCTTCTCCAGCAAAGTTTGAAACCTGGGCTTACAGAAAAGCATGA
- a CDS encoding SDR family NAD(P)-dependent oxidoreductase: protein MTTTALIVGAGNGLSASLARLFAAEGMKVGLAARQIDKLSTLSQEIGAVSFACDASQPNDVNQLFNNVEQKLGAPTVVVYNPSFRVTGKLIDLDPSEVAKSLDITAYGGFLVAQAAAKRMLKLGEGAIFFTGASASVKGYPRSAPFAMGKFALRGLVQSIARELAPQNIHIAHFIIDGGIRSDIRQEAPDKPDSLLDPDAIAQTYLNILRQPRSAWTWEVELRPWVETF from the coding sequence ATGACAACCACTGCATTAATTGTTGGTGCTGGTAATGGACTGAGTGCATCCTTAGCGCGTTTGTTCGCTGCTGAAGGGATGAAGGTTGGGTTAGCTGCAAGACAAATTGATAAGCTGAGTACATTGTCTCAAGAGATTGGCGCGGTTAGTTTTGCCTGTGATGCTTCTCAACCAAACGACGTCAACCAACTGTTCAACAATGTAGAACAAAAGTTAGGAGCGCCAACCGTTGTAGTTTACAATCCAAGTTTCCGAGTTACAGGTAAGTTAATTGACCTTGACCCTAGCGAGGTGGCAAAATCTCTGGATATTACTGCTTATGGTGGCTTTTTGGTAGCACAAGCCGCCGCTAAAAGAATGTTGAAATTAGGCGAAGGGGCAATTTTCTTTACAGGTGCGTCGGCTAGTGTCAAAGGTTATCCACGTTCTGCGCCCTTTGCGATGGGGAAATTTGCTTTGCGGGGTTTAGTTCAAAGTATTGCGCGGGAACTCGCACCGCAGAATATTCACATAGCACACTTTATTATTGATGGTGGGATTCGTTCAGACATACGACAAGAAGCCCCCGATAAACCAGATAGTTTACTAGATCCTGATGCGATCGCTCAAACTTACCTTAACATTCTCCGTCAACCCCGCAGTGCTTGGACGTGGGAAGTAGAATTACGTCCTTGGGTGGAAACATTTTAG
- a CDS encoding DUF1269 domain-containing protein — protein sequence MSELAVISFNDKYKADEMLLELLKLEQEHLADLEDAVVITKNAQGRIRVKPYHDLVKPGDLSNELWGGIISATFFHRSLTIKESVFNSSFLTEVEAALTPNSSAIFVLINYADTEKIIAEFNRFEGKLIRTTLSKEQIDYLKKTPQKV from the coding sequence ATGAGTGAATTAGCGGTAATCAGCTTTAATGATAAATATAAAGCAGATGAAATGCTTCTAGAACTACTAAAACTGGAACAAGAGCATTTAGCTGATTTAGAAGATGCAGTTGTCATTACAAAAAATGCACAGGGTAGGATCAGGGTTAAACCCTATCATGATTTAGTTAAACCTGGTGATCTGAGTAATGAGCTTTGGGGTGGGATCATTAGCGCAACTTTTTTTCATCGCTCTCTTACCATTAAAGAAAGTGTGTTTAACAGTAGTTTTTTAACCGAAGTTGAAGCAGCTTTAACCCCTAATTCATCGGCTATATTTGTTTTGATTAACTATGCCGATACCGAAAAAATCATTGCAGAATTTAATCGATTTGAAGGTAAGTTAATTAGAACAACTCTATCTAAAGAGCAAATTGATTATCTAAAGAAAACTCCTCAAAAAGTCTAA
- a CDS encoding di-heme oxidoredictase family protein, with the protein MRKQRRFLLLIVGLSLGLSVLIGYINPQKVFGQIALPDDATLIARRRQEVASNFVVQPPTRTLRPVERVRRDTFGDVGLDPVDTLEELDRLVYPSIPTSIRERIVEGSTFFTTPNRVEDGFGSTSMQTRCAGCHLNNVEAVPGEGLLTGTSNVSRAGRTTPTRFSIVSGNTQTGGRAPGSRLDPVEPDGSVDLSRLSLASSGELDAVNNTGRTAAFTVFGDYSASANVFDPLNGNINRVTGFGQNYSGFLQHVRPATEQLRARFGIDCFPDAIPSVSEDRNLANFNRTTQQSASGFRRAISEFAGPPYIGRGLIEAIPNVDITAASDPTDARGDRSSLKTALFQCTGDCVTGQVNTIPSNIPAAQQQQRQNELLATGVGRFGLRANGSEMLQFILGGMFGSLSMTNVFSPLEQVIADPAIAPYNRNCRNEVADGPAPDQFELSVATPFNERNFIRSTAPPEFGRDLLAVLRAKDPSRPLPGNNPAARVQRGAQLFGIDLVAFANRTIPGKMPRSGSDGLDPNAINQSDRMVGCVNCHTPIQRTGLSPANGDPSLGPDAQALVDALSYRWAPLFSDINIHRGPVIDAERFSPIPRDPFLVSRAEAFGQTSGGNVATFMTYDLMRNFASDSFTNQQGSALGDQFRTPPLAGIGRVGPPFMHDARIFLSALNRDTTPAGTVTTNRDVTNEPLVVRNVDEALLAAIELHDLPAPDDARTSTLPGGGCPVPPNVGGKYSNQISYDGSLTSSDKIVIDYGARPQDVICPPYNSALSNTHRSEAREVMARFRSLTRDDQRAIIAFLRQL; encoded by the coding sequence ATGCGAAAACAACGAAGATTCCTTTTATTAATAGTGGGTTTATCGTTAGGTCTGTCGGTACTGATAGGCTATATCAACCCACAAAAAGTCTTTGGTCAGATTGCTCTGCCCGATGATGCAACTTTAATTGCACGGCGCAGACAAGAAGTTGCATCAAACTTCGTAGTTCAACCTCCTACTCGTACTCTGCGTCCAGTAGAACGTGTACGTCGTGATACCTTTGGCGATGTAGGGCTTGACCCAGTAGATACTTTGGAAGAGTTGGATAGATTGGTTTATCCGTCCATCCCAACATCAATTCGGGAAAGAATTGTAGAAGGTTCTACCTTCTTTACTACTCCCAACCGAGTTGAGGATGGTTTTGGTTCAACCTCTATGCAAACTCGATGTGCGGGTTGTCACTTAAATAACGTTGAAGCAGTACCTGGCGAAGGATTACTGACTGGTACTTCTAACGTTAGTAGAGCTGGCAGAACAACTCCCACTCGGTTCAGTATCGTATCAGGTAATACCCAAACAGGTGGTAGAGCGCCTGGAAGCCGTTTAGATCCGGTTGAGCCTGATGGTTCTGTTGACTTAAGTCGTCTAAGTCTAGCCTCTAGTGGCGAGTTAGATGCAGTCAACAACACAGGAAGAACCGCAGCCTTTACGGTATTTGGTGACTATTCCGCATCAGCGAACGTTTTCGACCCCCTGAATGGAAATATCAACCGTGTAACAGGGTTTGGTCAGAACTATAGTGGTTTCTTGCAACACGTCCGCCCAGCAACGGAACAACTAAGAGCAAGATTTGGGATAGATTGCTTCCCAGATGCTATTCCTAGTGTTTCGGAAGATAGAAACCTCGCTAACTTCAACCGGACTACACAACAAAGTGCAAGTGGCTTTAGACGTGCTATTAGTGAGTTCGCAGGGCCTCCATATATTGGTCGTGGGTTGATAGAAGCGATTCCCAACGTAGATATTACAGCCGCTTCTGACCCCACCGATGCCAGAGGAGACAGATCCTCACTGAAAACCGCTTTATTCCAATGTACCGGTGATTGCGTTACAGGTCAGGTCAATACAATTCCTAGCAATATACCTGCGGCACAACAGCAACAAAGACAAAACGAACTTCTCGCTACAGGGGTAGGTCGTTTTGGTCTACGGGCGAATGGTTCCGAGATGTTGCAGTTTATTTTGGGTGGTATGTTCGGTAGTTTGAGCATGACTAACGTGTTCTCTCCTCTAGAACAAGTTATTGCTGACCCAGCTATTGCTCCTTACAATCGCAACTGTCGAAATGAAGTAGCTGATGGGCCTGCACCTGATCAGTTTGAGCTATCTGTTGCCACACCATTTAACGAACGTAACTTTATCCGTTCAACAGCTCCCCCAGAATTTGGTAGAGACTTGTTGGCTGTCCTGAGAGCTAAAGATCCTTCTAGACCTTTACCTGGTAACAATCCAGCTGCTAGAGTCCAAAGAGGGGCGCAATTGTTTGGTATCGACTTAGTTGCCTTTGCTAACCGGACGATTCCCGGTAAGATGCCTAGAAGCGGCAGCGATGGTTTAGATCCGAATGCGATTAACCAGAGCGATCGCATGGTTGGTTGCGTTAACTGCCACACTCCCATTCAAAGAACTGGTTTATCTCCTGCTAATGGCGACCCATCCTTGGGGCCAGATGCCCAAGCACTTGTGGATGCTCTCAGCTACCGTTGGGCTCCTCTATTCTCTGATATCAACATCCACAGAGGCCCAGTCATTGACGCTGAAAGATTCTCCCCAATTCCACGCGATCCATTCCTGGTTAGCCGTGCTGAGGCTTTTGGTCAAACATCTGGTGGTAACGTTGCTACCTTCATGACCTATGATTTGATGCGGAACTTTGCTAGTGATTCCTTCACTAACCAACAAGGTTCTGCTCTTGGTGATCAGTTCCGTACACCTCCTCTGGCTGGTATTGGTAGAGTTGGCCCTCCATTCATGCACGATGCGCGTATCTTCTTGAGCGCACTTAACCGTGACACTACACCTGCGGGTACTGTAACAACCAACAGAGACGTGACTAATGAACCTTTGGTTGTTCGCAACGTAGACGAAGCACTGCTGGCTGCAATTGAATTACATGATTTACCTGCACCTGATGATGCTAGGACTTCTACTCTGCCAGGTGGCGGATGTCCTGTACCTCCAAATGTAGGTGGTAAATACTCTAACCAAATTAGTTATGATGGCAGTCTGACCAGCAGTGACAAGATTGTGATTGACTACGGTGCAAGACCTCAAGATGTCATTTGCCCACCATATAACAGTGCGCTTTCCAACACTCACCGAAGTGAAGCACGAGAAGTTATGGCTCGCTTCCGTTCTCTCACACGCGATGATCAAAGAGCAATTATCGCTTTCTTGAGACAGTTGTAA
- the mgtE gene encoding magnesium transporter — protein sequence MLTQDIRDSLFNVSDLNQLKCDLNGLQPVDVGEYITKLPEEQRAIAFRLLNKAQAIDVFEYLPTEVQEELINSLHNVQVAQIMEAMSPDERAELFDELPAGVVKRLIQQLSPEQRQATATILGYPEGTAGRVMTTEYVRLQEGLTVGEALSKIRRQDEDKETIYYAYVTDNNRKLVRVVSLRQLLFTFPDVYIRDISSDRVIKVKTETPQEEVAQIMKRYDLIAIPVVDREDRLVGIITIDDVIDILEEEATEDIQKLAGVSGDEEALSAPLVTIRKRLPWLLAIMGLYIGAASAIAPFQSVIAAVPVLAVIMPIFSNTGGTVGIQALTVTIRGLGVGEVTPRDTFKILRKEVLAGLGTAVVLAITMMALSMIWAKPQERWVGVVAGTVMATNTLVAVTLGTLLPMGLKRLKLDPALVSGPLVTTMLDTIGFLTFLTLISVALHVFHLPQ from the coding sequence ATGCTTACACAGGACATTCGTGATTCACTGTTCAATGTCTCTGATTTAAATCAGTTGAAATGCGACTTAAATGGGTTACAACCCGTAGATGTCGGTGAATATATTACAAAATTACCAGAAGAACAGAGGGCGATCGCTTTTCGGCTGTTAAATAAAGCCCAGGCAATTGACGTGTTTGAATATCTACCCACAGAAGTGCAGGAAGAACTAATTAACTCTCTGCATAATGTCCAGGTAGCGCAAATTATGGAGGCGATGAGTCCTGATGAACGGGCAGAATTATTTGATGAATTGCCGGCTGGGGTAGTTAAACGCCTAATACAACAACTCAGTCCCGAACAAAGACAAGCAACCGCTACAATTCTGGGTTATCCCGAAGGTACAGCAGGCCGGGTAATGACTACAGAATATGTGCGTTTGCAAGAAGGTTTAACTGTTGGTGAAGCCTTAAGCAAAATTCGCCGTCAAGACGAAGATAAGGAAACAATTTACTACGCCTACGTTACAGACAATAACCGCAAACTTGTCAGAGTCGTTTCGTTGCGTCAGTTATTGTTTACTTTTCCTGATGTTTATATTCGTGATATATCTAGCGATCGCGTCATCAAAGTTAAAACCGAAACGCCGCAAGAAGAAGTCGCCCAAATCATGAAGCGTTACGACTTAATCGCTATCCCAGTAGTTGACAGGGAAGATCGGTTAGTCGGCATCATCACCATTGATGATGTGATTGATATTTTAGAAGAAGAAGCCACCGAAGACATCCAAAAATTAGCCGGGGTGAGTGGTGATGAAGAAGCTTTATCTGCGCCCTTAGTTACCATTCGTAAGCGCCTACCGTGGTTATTGGCAATTATGGGATTATACATTGGTGCGGCAAGTGCGATCGCTCCTTTCCAATCAGTAATCGCGGCTGTACCAGTCTTAGCTGTCATTATGCCAATTTTCTCCAACACAGGCGGGACTGTGGGTATTCAAGCCTTAACTGTGACAATTAGAGGCTTGGGTGTCGGCGAAGTCACACCCAGAGATACTTTCAAAATTCTCCGTAAAGAAGTGCTGGCAGGTTTAGGCACAGCAGTCGTTTTAGCTATCACCATGATGGCACTATCAATGATTTGGGCGAAACCTCAAGAACGCTGGGTTGGTGTGGTTGCAGGTACAGTCATGGCGACTAATACACTAGTGGCTGTGACTCTCGGTACTCTTTTACCAATGGGTTTAAAACGCCTGAAGCTTGACCCTGCATTAGTGAGTGGGCCGTTAGTTACAACTATGCTAGATACTATCGGCTTTTTAACTTTCCTGACGTTAATTTCTGTAGCTTTGCATGTTTTTCACTTACCCCAGTGA
- a CDS encoding type II toxin-antitoxin system PemK/MazF family toxin, with protein MRRGEVYDARLESTEGSEQGGTRPVIIVSRDAINSSSPVVLAVPCTTYQSGKRVYPTQVLILAPDGGLKRDSIAMADQVRVLSKTRFLRLRGAVSHSVMAHLSQALLIALDLPIPEEE; from the coding sequence ATGAGAAGGGGTGAGGTCTATGATGCTCGCCTAGAATCAACTGAAGGTTCAGAGCAAGGAGGGACTCGCCCAGTAATTATTGTCAGTCGTGATGCAATTAATTCGTCGAGTCCAGTTGTTTTAGCCGTTCCCTGCACTACGTATCAATCAGGTAAGCGAGTTTATCCAACCCAGGTGTTAATTTTAGCACCCGATGGCGGACTCAAGCGAGATTCGATCGCAATGGCAGATCAAGTGCGGGTACTATCTAAAACCCGCTTTTTGCGTTTAAGAGGCGCAGTTTCGCATTCGGTAATGGCTCATTTATCTCAGGCTTTGTTGATAGCCTTAGATTTACCTATCCCAGAAGAAGAATAA
- a CDS encoding ribbon-helix-helix domain-containing protein, with protein sequence MKAESVRTTLAIPRELLEATDKAVLEGKARSRNDFMVQALRRELAAQKRAAIDAALTEMACDPDYQAEVLKLESEFAAAQWEAFLLEESL encoded by the coding sequence ATGAAAGCCGAATCCGTTCGCACTACACTGGCAATACCACGAGAACTTTTAGAAGCAACTGACAAGGCAGTTTTAGAAGGCAAAGCAAGAAGTCGTAATGATTTTATGGTGCAAGCGTTACGTCGAGAATTAGCAGCACAAAAACGAGCCGCAATTGACGCTGCTTTAACAGAAATGGCCTGCGATCCTGACTATCAAGCAGAAGTACTCAAACTAGAGTCTGAGTTTGCTGCTGCTCAGTGGGAGGCTTTTCTGTTAGAGGAATCCTTGTAA
- a CDS encoding glycoside hydrolase family 15 protein, protein MKTATELQTRLEHYYQQIKTIILVRQNPITGLLPASTAITAHGDYTDAWVRDNVYSILAVWGLALAYRKVDEDKGHTYELEHSVIKLMRGLLFAMMRQAHKVERFKHTQSPLDGLHAKYNTATGDIVVGDDEWGHLQLDATSIFILMLAQMTASGLQIIYTIDEVNFVQNLVYYIGRAYRTPDYGIWERGNKINHGSAELNASSVGMAKAALEAINELDLFGLRGSQASVIHVLPDEIARARSTLESLLPRESASKEIDAALLSIISYPAFAVEDINLRDRTFNDIINKLQGKYGCKRFLRDGHQTVLEDNQRLHYEPWELKQFEDIECEWPLFFTYLLLDGLFRNDQKQVQEYQELLESLLVERDGYHLLPELYYVPAENIEAEKITPQSQKRLPNENIPLVWAQSLYFLGLMLSEGLLAVGDIDPLGRYLTIGKSREALVQIALLAEDDDLQAKLEVHGIETQTPKQIEPIQVRKAEELSTIYTQIGRNDKLGLTGRPARRLRSLNTSRIFRICGETVVFLPSFLDAQQFYLTLDYHFLVDQIRSELAYIQKYWSDLGRPILTLMLTHTMLEIGAEALLELMQELKDGVCNGVRVKLGRLNQLMLTGAIQRIDFLQDAEFYQSAMHDAAPHCCYLAYHPGKSGRLEHTQEFQMECETNLGLLLSSLRGSENLYEQIELLQTLTRLQGLDFDTGFGGPNTRVTVGDLLNEVYIKAGDLGIWAIVRRAAGLLQMVDIALSDAVTSILIRGKQAAVGRAYSEASLITVPMPPNEIAEKINNFCREDIRDRVLTQEIILYLGTLIRSESELFQGLLTLRVGYLILLITSELARELRVTQDEAYEQLMEISPFEIKMRLRQVLTGYTGMSNLLHQQESLHVKQKESDIEWVVQPTITEEIDEVPVGGWRRFRKAEGAINRVPKNFFQQVWLLMQHCKGLVIGDKLERRNRLDSELMLSEMTAGEKNFALRVEHLLNKIEAPEYRQVNIEALMELGAIAAKNPNLQIEEYIVLDVLIGHAVRLAWLDAHPERGDRYDEDKANAWRSFYNTSPQDCATYILKAFRFLTQFGEVKAS, encoded by the coding sequence ATGAAAACAGCTACCGAATTACAAACTCGACTAGAGCATTACTACCAGCAAATCAAGACAATTATCTTAGTGCGGCAAAATCCGATTACTGGTTTGCTACCTGCGAGTACAGCCATTACGGCTCACGGTGATTATACAGATGCTTGGGTGAGAGACAATGTTTACAGCATTTTAGCGGTTTGGGGTTTGGCGCTGGCGTATCGCAAAGTTGATGAAGACAAAGGACACACTTACGAATTAGAACACAGCGTGATTAAGCTAATGCGTGGGTTGCTGTTTGCAATGATGCGACAGGCGCATAAAGTCGAACGCTTTAAACATACCCAGTCACCTTTGGATGGTTTACACGCTAAATACAATACTGCGACTGGCGATATTGTAGTAGGTGATGATGAATGGGGACATTTGCAACTGGATGCCACATCTATATTTATATTGATGCTGGCGCAAATGACAGCTTCGGGATTGCAGATTATTTATACGATTGATGAAGTAAACTTTGTACAGAACTTGGTTTACTATATAGGTCGCGCTTACCGCACACCAGATTATGGTATTTGGGAACGGGGAAATAAAATCAATCATGGTAGTGCAGAGTTAAACGCTAGTTCTGTGGGAATGGCGAAAGCTGCACTAGAGGCGATTAATGAACTCGATTTATTTGGGTTGCGGGGAAGTCAAGCATCGGTAATTCATGTGCTACCTGATGAAATTGCCCGCGCCCGCAGTACTTTAGAATCGTTATTACCGCGAGAATCGGCTTCTAAAGAAATTGATGCGGCGCTGTTGAGTATTATTAGCTATCCGGCGTTTGCGGTGGAGGATATTAATCTGCGCGATCGCACTTTTAACGATATCATCAACAAACTCCAAGGTAAATACGGCTGTAAACGCTTTTTACGTGACGGACATCAAACTGTTTTAGAAGATAACCAGCGTCTACACTACGAACCTTGGGAACTAAAGCAATTTGAAGATATTGAATGCGAATGGCCATTATTTTTCACTTATTTATTACTTGATGGCCTATTTCGTAATGATCAAAAGCAAGTCCAAGAATATCAAGAACTTCTGGAATCATTATTAGTAGAACGGGACGGTTATCATTTATTACCAGAACTATATTATGTGCCTGCGGAAAACATCGAAGCCGAAAAAATCACGCCCCAAAGTCAAAAGCGTTTACCCAATGAAAACATCCCCTTAGTCTGGGCGCAAAGTTTATATTTTCTGGGGTTAATGTTAAGTGAAGGTTTACTGGCGGTTGGGGATATTGACCCATTAGGGAGATATTTAACTATTGGTAAAAGCCGGGAAGCTCTTGTCCAAATTGCTTTATTAGCCGAAGATGATGACTTACAAGCAAAACTAGAAGTGCATGGCATTGAAACTCAAACCCCCAAGCAAATAGAACCAATTCAAGTTAGAAAAGCTGAAGAACTATCAACTATTTACACCCAAATCGGCCGCAACGATAAACTAGGTTTAACAGGAAGACCAGCCAGAAGATTGCGGAGTTTAAACACATCGCGCATTTTTCGTATATGTGGTGAAACCGTAGTATTTTTGCCGTCATTTTTAGATGCTCAACAGTTTTATTTAACCCTTGATTACCATTTCTTAGTTGATCAAATCAGAAGCGAACTTGCTTATATTCAAAAATATTGGAGTGATTTAGGTCGTCCAATTTTAACTTTAATGTTGACTCACACCATGTTAGAAATTGGTGCGGAAGCATTATTAGAATTAATGCAAGAACTCAAAGATGGTGTTTGCAATGGTGTACGTGTCAAACTAGGCAGACTGAATCAATTAATGCTGACAGGTGCTATTCAAAGAATTGATTTTCTGCAAGATGCAGAGTTTTATCAGTCAGCAATGCACGATGCTGCACCCCATTGCTGTTACTTGGCTTATCATCCTGGAAAGAGTGGGCGCTTAGAACATACCCAAGAATTTCAAATGGAGTGTGAAACCAATTTGGGATTATTGCTTTCTTCGCTGCGGGGCTCAGAAAATCTTTATGAACAAATTGAGTTATTGCAGACTTTAACCCGTTTGCAAGGATTAGACTTTGATACAGGATTTGGCGGCCCTAATACTCGCGTGACAGTGGGAGATTTGCTGAATGAAGTGTATATCAAAGCCGGTGATTTAGGTATCTGGGCAATTGTCCGTCGGGCTGCGGGTTTATTGCAAATGGTGGATATTGCTTTATCAGATGCAGTCACCAGCATTTTGATTCGGGGTAAGCAAGCAGCTGTGGGGAGGGCGTATAGCGAAGCATCATTAATTACTGTACCAATGCCTCCCAATGAAATTGCCGAGAAAATTAATAACTTCTGTCGTGAGGATATCCGCGATCGCGTACTGACACAAGAAATCATACTGTATCTGGGGACTTTGATTCGCTCAGAGTCGGAATTATTTCAAGGACTGTTAACTTTACGTGTCGGCTATCTCATCTTATTAATTACCAGCGAACTAGCACGAGAATTACGTGTCACCCAAGATGAAGCCTACGAACAGTTAATGGAAATTTCGCCCTTTGAAATTAAAATGCGCTTGCGTCAGGTGTTAACGGGTTACACAGGGATGAGTAACTTGTTACACCAGCAAGAATCATTACACGTCAAGCAAAAAGAAAGTGATATTGAATGGGTAGTGCAACCAACCATTACTGAAGAAATCGACGAAGTTCCGGTGGGTGGTTGGCGACGCTTCCGCAAAGCCGAAGGGGCTATTAACCGCGTCCCGAAAAACTTCTTTCAGCAAGTTTGGCTATTAATGCAACATTGTAAAGGCTTAGTCATTGGTGACAAACTAGAACGCCGTAATCGTTTAGATAGCGAATTGATGTTATCGGAAATGACGGCTGGTGAAAAGAACTTTGCTTTGCGAGTGGAACATTTATTAAATAAAATCGAAGCGCCAGAATATCGCCAAGTTAATATTGAAGCATTAATGGAACTAGGTGCGATCGCCGCTAAAAACCCCAACTTGCAAATCGAAGAATATATTGTCTTAGATGTGTTAATTGGTCATGCTGTACGTTTAGCATGGTTAGATGCACATCCCGAACGCGGCGATCGCTATGATGAAGATAAAGCAAATGCGTGGCGGTCTTTTTACAATACTTCACCACAAGATTGCGCGACTTATATTCTCAAAGCCTTTAGATTCTTAACACAATTTGGAGAAGTTAAAGCTAGTTAA